A region from the Buchnera aphidicola (Pemphigus populi) genome encodes:
- the rsmC gene encoding 16S rRNA (guanine(1207)-N(2))-methyltransferase RsmC: MFNLTQSSKLLLKNNSFFKKKKVIFSGNIQDKIASYIETISTKIFTHMYDTYKILSNIKENQVFYSLFPNKKIILEHDSLIYFWPKNKSEANFQLQYLLSIFKKKSHIFIVGENNSGVKSAVLILENWIKLKKIDTAKHSILFYGILHEKTYFKLENYFNNHTLNYLKIKTLPGVFGHKKIDTGSKLLISTFNKEIKGNILDLGTGSGIISMSLADISKKTSLTLTDINLTALLSCKINLLNNKIQGKVYSSDLYSNIDKRFNMIICNPPIHRDLKLSLIITTNMIKESINYLTPRGELRIVTNTFLSYKKILDKTFHKHVILKKNNHFKVYQAKLN, from the coding sequence ATATTTAACCTAACACAATCCAGTAAACTACTTTTAAAAAATAATTCATTTTTTAAGAAAAAAAAAGTTATTTTTTCAGGAAATATACAAGATAAGATTGCATCTTATATTGAAACTATTTCAACTAAAATATTTACCCATATGTATGATACATATAAAATATTAAGTAATATTAAAGAAAATCAAGTATTCTACTCTTTATTTCCTAACAAAAAAATAATTTTAGAACATGATTCTTTGATTTATTTTTGGCCAAAAAATAAATCTGAAGCTAATTTTCAATTGCAGTATTTACTTTCAATTTTTAAAAAAAAATCTCATATTTTTATAGTAGGAGAAAATAACAGTGGAGTAAAAAGTGCAGTATTAATATTAGAAAATTGGATTAAATTAAAAAAAATAGATACAGCTAAACATTCAATTCTTTTTTATGGAATATTACATGAAAAAACATATTTTAAATTAGAGAATTATTTTAATAATCATACACTAAATTATTTAAAAATAAAAACTTTACCAGGTGTATTTGGACATAAAAAAATAGATACTGGTAGTAAATTATTGATTTCTACTTTTAACAAAGAAATTAAAGGAAATATATTAGATCTAGGAACTGGTTCAGGTATTATATCTATGTCATTGGCTGATATATCAAAAAAAACGAGTCTGACTTTAACAGATATTAATCTTACCGCATTGTTATCATGTAAAATAAATTTATTAAATAATAAAATTCAAGGGAAAGTATATTCTAGTGATTTATATTCTAATATTGATAAACGTTTTAATATGATAATTTGCAATCCACCAATACATAGAGATTTAAAATTATCTCTTATAATAACTACTAATATGATAAAAGAATCTATCAATTATTTAACCCCAAGAGGAGAATTGAGAATCGTTACGAATACATTTTTATCTTATAAAAAAATACTTGATAAAACTTTCCATAAACATGTAATTTTAAAAAAAAATAATCATTTTAAAGTATATCAAGCTAAATTAAATTAA